The genomic interval ACTATTGAGACAATTtcgagaaccagcgtttgaagctgattgcaggatGATTCTGCTGTATGGATAGCTAGACCACCTTCTATTAATAGTAAGAGGAAAAATCATTGTCCTGTGTATGAAATAAAtctaaatatacatacataaatactcccccctgcaggtccgggggttagaataggcccgaagtattcctgcctgtcgtaagaggcgactaaaaggagtccctccccctcaagtgggtagttagcgcctgcgtacggagacggacggtttcacgacctatatttacgTTCAAAGGTATTATTCCTCCAAAAGGTTGTGATGAGTTCATGTACAGTGGACAGGTGagcaagagtggaaaaatgtttcATTGAATATGTTTGGTTTCTCTCTACATTATCATTAGTCTTACCTCAAATAGTTTTAATGTGTGTTTTGAAACAActtattctggaaagtaatttcaccagtttcgcatttttccattacttttagtattgcataattttgtctttcttctgtattgcagaaaggcttgcagAGGTTCTTTGTTCTTGCCCTACTGTGTGTGCCTTGGATACTTCTTGCAAAACCCAATGTTTCGATAATGACCGCAAAGCCCACCAACTGGTGAGTAATagtctgtaccccctgcaatgttTTGACACATTTGAGGGTAAATATCTCGCAGGAGATGATACTGTGTTGAGTCAGTTTGCTCTTTCATTTAACAGACAATCTTCTGACTTTCCCCAACTTTCAAGCCATCCCGTACCTGCAGAGAATGGCATGGATGCGGAGGTGGGATCAATGTCAGGGACAGCACACTAAGGACAGTAAAGATGGGGCTCCCGTGCTGCAGAGCAGTGAAGACCACGACCTGGGAGAAATCTTCATCCATCAGGGCATCCACACGATGGAGTACGTGCTAGGCTCTCACGCTGCCTTGTATCTGTGACTTTGGGCACTGTCACTGGTGCATGCCTGTAAGTATATGTGGTTATCTTTTACttgtttttcaaataatttattgcactatggcaatatattttaaatatagagtaggaaaaattatatttcatagaggtgccactgaaagtaataaattgtaaatcCTGGTTTCTGTGGCTGTCCTAGATATAATATTGCTTGTTTTGATTTACTCATTAACTCattcttttccatgtttaatttcaACAAACTTAAATCAAACCAGGTATTTAATTTTGTTAAAGTATTTAATACAGATTGTGGAATTTGGTCAGTACCGTTACTTTCAGTATAATTTCATATTTAGTGGACATGCACAGTGAGCAGAAAGAGTATAGGTGTCCCATCATTGTGTAATAGGGGCATTCGGcagtagatgagcacttaaaaggaGAGATCCTCAGAGGTGAGATTGACTGTTAGTGAAACAATCTGTATGATGATGTAAGTTAAGTTAGTCACTCACCCCTGTGGGACCTATTCTGGGAGTAATCAATGGAAAAAATCGGAATTTTATGTGACACtcaatagaattaaaatataatagtATATTGGCTTGTTACATGGCATAACACATAGGGTAAGGTTGTAGGTTTGAAACTAATAATGGCGCTAAATTTTTGTCAATGTCTTTATTACTTTTATTCCATTAATGGTTTTAAATCTAAATTTTTTCCTTTGTCACAACTTGTTAATCACtgagtaaaatttttcatttgtattttttttcactttgtatcattctttttccactcaagattttctgtgtatgtgacttttatatttataaattaaatgtttaaatattcGACACTGCCAATCTAGAGgttgaaaaaaagacaaaataatctatttatattgactgtgaagCAATGTAAAAATGTTTATCAATTTTTGACTGTGTCTGTGGGGGTAGTGCATGTGCATGATACGCAACTgtcatgaaaacattttaaaaaacatgCCTTTGATGCTGTGACATTAGAGGATGAACAGATGTGTGTTACACTAAATGGTGTTGGCACTGAGGAAGTATGCCAGTCACCTTCAGGTGTAAGGCTGCAGCGTACTTCCATCAAGTTTATTTATATGCTAGTAAGATGCCAGTGTAATGAGTGCTGTGAAGTCATTGGAGGGAAAGTTGACATCCAGCCACCTTCCAGAGAAATGAAGCACAGATCCTGTGCTGCAGTCTATGAGGCTTGTACTGGTTGTATTGATTTTGACCCCCCATTCAAGCATTTTTTTTGTGAGAAACAAGCATACTGCCAACATAAGGAGGAGAACAGACAGTCAAATACTGTGCCTACTGCCTGCTGatgttgtttaaagcaggttgctctaaatgcccagtggatctgagtcCCTTGataccattataaacaaactttgaATGGAAAAGACAAAGCTCTGAttatacatatagtctgcaaagtTGACATCTTTTAGATAGTAACAATGAAATgacttttgaaaaacaaattaataactggcCACCTTCTCTTGTCTCAATTGCTACTAAGAACTTTCACTGGTGAAGGTGGTGACATCGTCATAATGTCCATTACAGGCTTCTGTAGTTTGGTGAGAATGATAAGAAATAATAGTGCCTCGTTATTTTCTGTGCAGGGTTGAGATCGATTAAGTTCTATACTGCTGCAGTATATTCATTCCTGCCATTCTCATTCGAGGCAGTTATGGATTATGCAGctgaagcaccagaggattagaaacagcaatgcaacctctgtcatcctggctgtgcactacttcaaagtgctgaggttgacagtctcttctcattgtgcagtacatgTTGATTACTGTAAATGAATTACCTGTAATattgaggtcggcgcgcgtttcccgaggtcggcgcgcgtttcccgaggtcggcgcgcgtttcccgaggtcggcgcgcgtttcccgaggtcggcgcgcgtttcccgaggtcggcgcgcgtttcccgaggtcggcgcgcgtttcccgaggtcggcgcgcgtttcccgaggtcggcgcgcgtttcccgaggtcggcgcgcgtttcccgaggtcggcgcgcgtttcccgaggtcggcgcgcgtttcccgaggtcggcgcgcgtttcccgaggtcggcgcgcgtttcccgaggtcggcgcgcgtttcccgaggtcggcgcgcgtttcccgaggtcggcgcgcgtttcccgaggtcggcgcgcgtttcccgaggtcggcgcgcgtttcccgaggtcggcgcgcgtttcccgaggtcggcgcgcgtttcccgaggtcggcgcgcgtttcccgaggtcggcgcgcgtttcccgaggtcggcgcgcgtttcccgaggtcggcgcgcgtttcccgaggtcggcgcgcgtttcccgaggtcggcgcgcgtttcccgaggtcggcgcgcgtttcccgaggtcggcgcgcgtttcccgaggtcggcgcgcgtttcccgaggtcggcgcgcgtttcccgaggtcggcgcgcgtttcccgaggtcggcgcgcgtttcccgaggtcggcgcgcgtttcccgaggtcggcgcgcgtttcccgaggtcggcgcgcgtttcccgaggtcggcgcgcgtttcccgaggtcggcgcgcgtttcccgaggtcggcgcgcgtttcccgaggtcggcgcgcgtttcccgaggtcggcgcgcgtttcccgaggtcggcgcgcgtttcccgaggtcggcgcgcgtttcccgaggtcggcgcgcgtttcccgaggtcggcgcgcgtttcccgaggtcggcgcgcgtttcccgaggtcggcgcgcgtttcccgaggtcggcgcgcgtttcccgaggtcggcgcgcgtttcccgaggtcggcgcgcgtttcccgaggtcggcgcgcgtttcccgaggtcggcgcgcgtttcccgaggtcggcgcgcgtttcccgaggtcggcgcgcgtttcccgaggtcggcgcgcgtttcccgaggtcggcgcgcgtttcccgaggtcggcgcgcgtttcccgaggtcggcgttcgagtctcacagcgagaccactgacaaggttttgcctcctgctgaacaccgAACCCACAGACACTCTGGTCACAAATTATAATGCACTGTTTGTTAATGTAGTAACATGCCtatgaaacatttatggttgaagtttaatgttcttttctgtaaaaggtagatgaattttaaaaaaaactaatgttcttcttaattttgttggttcctttGTTTTTCTGTACAGCATGGAGTGATTACTTCATAGCTTATCCCAGAAGCCTTATCATTAAATAATATCAGTTACATGAATATTATAATTACACATTTAAAAATGTAGTACTACCTttcagctgtgtacatttttaaaatacaagcaggtattggttttatgctgtaaatgtcttggtaagctttccagtggaacaaccataaATCTGTGTGCAAATCAACAGCATGTAAGCAGTGTAcgtatggtgacagctcttttcatatacagggtgcattaaaacaaaaaatacatacacacacttttcaagTGTTTAGGAGAGAAAAAGCTTTttcatgtgactgcctctaaatttgttttttaatagggggagacgatgttggtatatgaagcactggttaccagttcagctgaatgcactgTCATTAGTCACTCCATATCTCGACCATTACTaacatctctatctcctctgacacgacaaattctttgtaaatgtagatatttTTTACACAATATACACAATTTTTTAGGAGCAGCTTAATTTCTAATGAACCAGCTTCAAGCCCAAGCAGGCCTGAGAGTAACCACCTcaagataaaagcaagtagctgtacaggacagaagggttggagcttgactaaggtaactcagaaagtacctttgtccttgattcacattaccttcgcagagctgaaaccatgaaagcagtatgatactgcaaaaacacCAATAGAactagaactccatcacactattcaaaacaaaagatgcgaaattctcAATTGAATCAgtatgttgcttcatgacatcacatttcatttctgctggtggcactgaaaaccttactaaacaattgagTTGGGAACAGTTCGACCACCTGTTAATCAGTCTTGATCTCACATCTTCTGACTACCACTTTTAgttcaacaccaatgatgatgcaagaaaatatgaacagtattggatgtcttcactggtggtatctttgtatgaagagggcatagaaaagttggcttactgctatgacaaatgtctgaataatggtggctgttgtgtaaaaaaaaagagtatttctcaaaaacaaattttggtctgaagaaatgttttcatgagaccTTActattctggcatgccttgtatattttaatgtcttttggctcaccaatgtgggtataaaagttgacagagaacatccCACACCCTCTTCTTTactgcagtcacataatggggatacacaaagccaatatgaacctcCTGTttcctatcagcagccatgtttgaccatgaggtgtgttaagaatgttgttgaattttcttgatcatacacagggttgttcagctgcccctgccataaagttttatggaaccttcaACATCTTCTcttctccctacatgcacactgttagtcctgaaaaaacaatgaacagaatctttttgtgttacaaaagaaaaatgcatcccccccccccaaaaaaaagcctacattaaatttcccacaaaaaagatcctgttcattttttatgtaggatTAGTAGTGAGAGaattgaaaatcttgcccatgacatttgtaggcattgcaggttgcataaaacacatGGGTAGGGGTCGATTAATCATCctgtacagattttttttatgccaaaagaactaatataagatttctctggcttcataaacagctcaagaaacattttacaccacattaatgtatagttttTGCACTTTCCTTTATCAGAAAAttgtttctcattgctttcctgaccacagaaaattcctacacacagccaactgtttttgttttcgtggtcttcagtccaaagactggtttgatgcagctctctatgctagtctatcATATGCAAGCCTTCATctacttgaacctgcttactgtatttcccccctcaacagtttttcctcctatcactcaaatcccaccaataacaaattgatgattccttgatgcatcagggtatgcttatcaaccagttccttcttttactcatgttgtgctgaaaatttctttcagtactatgtCCCTAGTAATTTGATCtgtaactgcataattattccataagccacctctaTGTGCAGCGCAGAGGGTATCTAgtaccagtagtagtcatctatccacttattgactacctctgtaacttagtgttcactgctgctgcctatcatggcgaggacgcaggtttagattccctgtactgccagggatttttctgggtgagaggactgggaaagtgtacattcacccttgtgatgccaactgaggaactcgaggacaagaaaactgacacaggcaggatagtggtgtgatGGACATCATTGGCAAATGATGACACGGtggccgatggacagagtttacctttactcggttgagaaagtcccctcattCCTATGCGTCCAACGAATccacacagcactcaaccctctttgctttcttttcCGGCGTCAAGAGCTTTAGTACAATTTTTGCacataatttcttcatttcaagtttttgagaATGATTGTTTTAGGgattgacagctcatcagcaatcattctgactgtcaatctacggtctataagaacacaagctgctgcacactcccaccttcatgcAGACTGCTCTGactcaaactgagtgttgatgggattgagtacagcagtagtCCCATCTGGTGGTGATTGCAACCTGTAACatgaagacattattcaacttttatacatattttccggaCAAAACTCATATAATGGACAATCAAAAACTTCCCATTGaagggtgttgccacagagtaaaagcaatgtagcatgactccaTTGTGATTACAGAAGCACTGACATGTAAGCAATGTGTggcatttgtgcctttctgaagtgcatgtagtaaatgTAGAAATTGGAACTATggcagtgttattaccaaatatgtccaaacaggatcacatactgttgttcttttctcaacTGCTGGAgggcaaacactggtagacatccatcatacattgaagaatgtgtatgaagcaGCAATTGtattgaaaaccaccattgtgcaatggtgcatcaagttggataatacacatccccataatgcagacaccagctaaagtgggagacactcaagtagccaccctacagtcctgatctctacctgtgtgcttatcaTGCCTTTGTTTGTGATGTGATGTCATAAAGCAACATAATGATTCACTTGAGAATTTCACATCTCTTGTTttgaaggatcaatgactcctgttgcaagagggtgtgcagcaagcagtgatggaCTTCTTGACAAAGCACGACATAGTGTTCTACAAatgggcatcttcaacctggtgcactggtaggaTTGCCTCAGTTCTCATCATAACTTTACCCGATTGgcatatgaggggtggctgaaaagtttctagccccagatagttactgtaatgtctcacacaaacaccaccaccacctacttttatggtgacactttatgggtacgcaagtcaaatgtcgcagctccaccttcattagtgtagccactaagatgcatTGTATACTGTAGTGTAAGCAAAGTGGTGGATATTGGCAGAATCAAGAACagtgtagtggttgaataccttcatttaAAGGGAATGATgtccaaggaaattgtggaggacACGCAGAATACACTTACGAACAGTGTTCTGTCGTGTGCAACAGAGA from Schistocerca gregaria isolate iqSchGreg1 chromosome 6, iqSchGreg1.2, whole genome shotgun sequence carries:
- the LOC126278590 gene encoding V-type proton ATPase 116 kDa subunit a 1-like, encoding MYSGQKGLQRFFVLALLCVPWILLAKPNVSIMTAKPTNCLLFHLTDNLLTFPNFQAIPYLQRMAWMRRWDQCQGQHTKDSKDGAPVLQSSEDHDLGEIFIHQGIHTMEYVLGSHAALYL